The genomic interval GGATATCGAACCGAGCGACACCGACGTAACGGGGCGGGACGTGGTCGTCGTGGACGACATCATCGCCACCGGCTCCACGATGAGCGAAGCCATCAGCGTCCTCGACGCGCCCGAACGCGTCTACGTCACGTGCGTCCACCCGCTGCTCGCCGGGAACGCGCGCACCAAACTTGCGAACGCCGGCGCGGAGAAAATTTATGGCACTGACACCATCGAGCGCGCCGTCAGCGAAGTCAGCGCCGCCGAAGCCGTCGCCGCCGCCCTCTCCTAGACTTTCTGCACGCCGAGTATCATTCGCACGCCCTCGACGTCCTCGTACTCCTCCACGACCGCGTTCGCGGTGTCCTCGCTGACCTCCGCGAGTTCGCGCGCCCGCACCTCTTCCGTGATGAGGTCTTCGCGCTCGTGGATGAGGCGGGCGACCCGGTCGTCGAACACTCGGACGTCGAGGCGAATCTGGGCGTCCATGTCGAGGTCGAGGTCTTTCCGTAGCTCCTGGGCGCGCCGGATGACCTCGCGGGCGTAGCCCTCGCTCTCCACATCGTCGTCCAACGTGGTGTCGAGGTAGACGGTGCCGCCGTCGAAGTCCGTCGCCGCCACGTCCGCGGGCGTCTCCTCCACGAACTCCACCATCTCGGGCGTGAGTTCGACCTCGCGGCCGAGCGCGTCACGCACGACGGCTTCGAGTTCGTCGAGGTCGTCGCTCGCGACCCGCGCCTCGTTCAGCGCGTCCATCACGTCGCCGGCGTCCCCGCCGAACGCCGGGCCGAGCACGCTCATGTCGGCGCGCGCGGAGTACTCGACGTTCCCGTAGTTCTTCTCGGGGCCGACGACCGTTATCGTTCTCGCGTTCAGGCGGTCTGCGAGCATGCCGCGGTGGCTCTCCACGGCGTCCACGACCGCCTCGGAGTCGGCGTCCACGGTGACCTCCGCGACCGGCCACCGGAGCTTCCGACCGGCCTGCTGGCGGGCGTTCCCGCCCGCCTCCTCGATGCGGCGGAGCACGGCCACGTCGTCTTCGAGCGCCGGCTGGCGGTAGCGCTCCTCCTCCGCGGGGTAGTCGCACATGTGGACGGTCGGGTGGCCGTCGTCGCCCGTGAGGTATCCGTAGATTTCCTCGCTGACGAACGGCGCGTACGGCGCGAGCAGCCGCACCACTTCGAGGAGAACCTTGTAGAGCGTCGCGTACGCCGCGGTCTTCGCCTCGGTCTGGTCTTCCTCCCAGACGCGGTCGCGGACGAGCTGGACGTAGTACCGCGAGACGTCCTCCACGACGAACGAGAGCAGTTCGTCGAGCGCGCGGTGCTGCTCGAAGTCGTCCCAGTAGGCGTTCATCTCGTGTTTGACAGCCTGCAACCGGGAGAGCAGCCACTCGTCCTCCACGAGCAGGGCGTCGTCGTCCACGGCGAGTTCGACGCCGCTCCCGCCCGCGGACTCCGGCACGTCGGGATCGAAGCCGTCCATCCGCATGTAGGGGAGAGGGAAGCGGAAGACGTTCCAGAGGATGTTGAGGTCGCGCGCCATGTTCTCCGTCTCGTCCCAGGAGAAACTCATATCGTCGCCCTGCGGCGTGACGGACAGCAGGAACAGCCGCATCGGATCCGCGCCGTACTCCGAGATGACCTCCTGGGGTTCGATGGTGATGCCCTTCGACTTCGACATCCCGCGGCCGTCCGGCATGTTCGCGTACCCGTGCATGAGGACTTCCTCGTAGGGCACTTCGTCCATCGCGGCCGTCCCCATCCCGAGCTGACTCCAGAACCAGCCCCGGGTCTGGTCGTGCGCCTCCATGATGAGGTCGGCCGGCCAGAGCTCCTCGAAGTCCGCCGTCTCGCTCGGGTAGTTCAGCGTCCCCCACGAGGCCACCGAGGAGTCGAGCCACACGTCGAACACGTCCGGCACGCGCTCGTACGTCACGCCCTCTCTGGTGATGGTCACGTCGTCCACGGTCGGCTTGTGGATGTCCAACTCCTCG from Salarchaeum japonicum carries:
- the ileS gene encoding isoleucine--tRNA ligase, encoding MERFASVPDQYDPEDVRERVFEYWDEVDAYERTKQHRADGEDFFFVDGPPYTSGAAHMGTTWNKTLKDAYIRYHRMQGYDVTDRPGYDMHGLPIETKVEEKLGFENKKDIEEYGIEAFIEECKSFAESQLEGLQSDFKSFGVWMDWENPYKTIDPTYMEAAWWGFSRAAERDLVEQGKRSISQCPRCETAIANNEVEYEDVEDPTVYVKFPLADEEGSLVIYTTTPWTIPANEFVAVHEDLTYQKVAAEKDGERDVLYVAEDCVENVLSKGRYDDYEVLDSFPGSHMLGWEYDHPLREEVPDNPDTEDTGRVYHADYVEAEDTGLVHSAPGHGEVDFERGEELGLPVFCPVAGDGTYTEQGGKYEGQFVKDADEEITDDLARKGLLLASGTVTHSYGHCWRCDTPILQLATDQWFITITDVKDDLLDNMEDSEWHPQWARDNRFRDFIESAPDWNVSRQRYWGIPVPIWVAEGTKGEHPDDRIVVGSREELAELADQDLDPEELDIHKPTVDDVTITREGVTYERVPDVFDVWLDSSVASWGTLNYPSETADFEELWPADLIMEAHDQTRGWFWSQLGMGTAAMDEVPYEEVLMHGYANMPDGRGMSKSKGITIEPQEVISEYGADPMRLFLLSVTPQGDDMSFSWDETENMARDLNILWNVFRFPLPYMRMDGFDPDVPESAGGSGVELAVDDDALLVEDEWLLSRLQAVKHEMNAYWDDFEQHRALDELLSFVVEDVSRYYVQLVRDRVWEEDQTEAKTAAYATLYKVLLEVVRLLAPYAPFVSEEIYGYLTGDDGHPTVHMCDYPAEEERYRQPALEDDVAVLRRIEEAGGNARQQAGRKLRWPVAEVTVDADSEAVVDAVESHRGMLADRLNARTITVVGPEKNYGNVEYSARADMSVLGPAFGGDAGDVMDALNEARVASDDLDELEAVVRDALGREVELTPEMVEFVEETPADVAATDFDGGTVYLDTTLDDDVESEGYAREVIRRAQELRKDLDLDMDAQIRLDVRVFDDRVARLIHEREDLITEEVRARELAEVSEDTANAVVEEYEDVEGVRMILGVQKV